Proteins encoded together in one Amblyomma americanum isolate KBUSLIRL-KWMA chromosome 1, ASM5285725v1, whole genome shotgun sequence window:
- the LOC144114441 gene encoding uncharacterized protein LOC144114441: protein MVLCAIVGCSNRSDSSRRKKKPTNTNFYRIPRIIADKCERSKTLSTNRRTLWLSRIKRADLDPDNPNFRVCGAHFTTGAPADLFDNTNPDWAPSLHLGYSTRPVGSDRHDRSQQRRQRKRCAETEMTGSEEPCGVAAPVPDVPPSPHQAEEVDGAGEETGVYVQTDMGMSDIGALEQECIRLNDCVYTTRSEKVQLEMTEELLRSSEPKVVFYTGIASFTTLLAIFKMLEPFVSHSVNNSLAKFQEFVLFLMKIKLNLQNADLAFRFNVSESTVSRIFDKWLHVAHCRLKSQVMWPERSALQRTMPQAFYDSFGSDVAVIIDCFEIKIERPSSYLPRSETWSTYKGSNTAKYLIGIAPQGIVTFISEGWGGRVSDKHITEHCGLLDNLLPGDVVLADRGFNVADSVGFYRARLHLPAYTKGKKQLSAAEVGSTRKLANVRIHVERVIGLIRNKFLLLKSVLPIDYVTCRQGDSITPLDKIVTVCCALSNLCPSIVAALKEPSRECARIC from the exons ATGGTTTTGTGCGCTATAGTTGGCTGCTCAAACCGTAGCGACAGCTCAAGGAGAAAGAAGAAGCCGACGAACACAAATTTCTACCGAATTCCGAGGATCATAGCAGACAAGTGCGAGCGTTCAAAGACGCTTAGTACAAATCGGCGCACACTGTGGCTGTCACGAATTAAGCGAGCCGACTTGGACCCGGACAACCCCAACTTCCGTGTGTGCGGAGCGCACTTTACCACAG GGGCGCCAGCCGATTTGTTTGACAACACGAACCCAGACTGGGCCCCGTCATTGCATCTCGGTTACAGCACTAGGCCAGTCGGCTCGGATCGCCACGATCGCAGCCAGCAACGACGGCAGCGAAAACGATGTGCCGAGACCGAGATGACCGGGTCGGAAGAGCCGTGCGGCGTCGCCGCACCCGTGCCCGATGTTCCCCCATCGCCGCATCAGGCCGAGGAGGTCGACGGCGCCGGAGAAGAAACAG GTGTTTATGTGCAGACAGACATGGGCATGAGCGACATTGGGGCATTAGAACAAGAATGCATCAGACTCAACGACTGCGTGTACACTACACGTTCCGAAAAGGTGCAGCTTGAGATGACCGAAGAATTATTGAGAAGTTCAGAGCCCAAGGTAGTATTCTACACAGGGATTGCAAGCTTCACAACACttcttgcaattttcaaaatgctAGAGCCATTTGTTTCACACAGTGTGAACAACAGCCTGGCAAAGTTTCAAGAATTTGTGCTCTTCCTGATGAAGATCAAGCTAAATCTTCAGAATGCTGACCTGGCCTTCAGATTCAATGTGTCTGAATCTACCGTCTCACGCATTTTTGACAAATGGCTTCATGTAGCTCACTGCCGCTTGAAGTCTCAAGTTATGTGGCCCGAACGAAGTGCGCTGCAGCGCACCATGCCGCAAGCATTCTATGATTCATTCGGCAGTGATGTGGCCGTCATCATAGACTGTTTTGAAATCAAGATTGAGAGACCGTCCTCATACTTGCCGAGGAGTGAAACGTGGTCGACTTACAAGGGCAGCAACACTGCAAAGTACTTGATAGGGATTGCCCCACAGGGTATTGTCACGTTCATCTCAGAGGGCTGGGGAGGCCGAGTAAGTGACAAACATATCACGGAACACTGCGGGCTCCTAGACAACTTGCTTCCTGGAGACGTTGTTCTAGCAGATCGAGGGTTTAACGTCGCAGACAGTGTTGGTTTCTACCGTGCCCGGCTACATCTGCCAGCATACACAAAAGGCAAGAAACAGCTGTCGGCTGCAGAAGTGGGAAGCACAAGGAAGCTTGCTAATGTACGTATTCAcgtggaaagagtaattggacTCATAAGGAACAAGTTTCTGCTGCTGAAGTCTGTCCTTCCGATTGACTATGTGACATGTCGACAAGGTGACAGCATCACTCCACTCGACAAAATTGTGACTGTGTGCTGCGCACTGTCCAATTTATGCCCTTCGATTGTCGCAGCATTGAAGGAACCGAGCAGAGAATGTGCCCGAATCTGTTGA
- the LOC144114451 gene encoding alpha-(1,3)-fucosyltransferase fut-1-like has translation MSLRRDADVVAPYKNFTSYDEERVLPVNYLATAILRKPKTAALFVSGCEEPLRNNTDGIYVWDTPHSTENYLKHINHTLDVYIFSDCGRPLCNSRMDCIEMAAREFYFIFVLESSPCFDHPLELIYDSFAWDIVPVYFGQSSLGDVVPPGSVYDTTPERTSFHIVDKLNILRDNITEYLPYLTWKEVYYPTEVENPLCALCDALYRTPEAHSSHHKDVMEWWDHRQNCGYVYPSPGHPMIVVEYTQDGASVEPDEIADIPGRIRRTPPPPRPPVTTKYCCEYEDSSPKNEENSAGNAVEHPPHEML, from the coding sequence ATGTCGCTCCGACGAGACGCGGACGTCGTCGCCCCGTACAAAAACTTCACCTCTTACGATGAAGAGCGGGTTTTGCCTGTTAACTACCTTGCCACGGCCATTCTGAGGAAACCGAAGACTGCCGCCTTGTTCGTAAGCGGGTGTGAGGAGCCTCTGCGTAATAACACGGATGGAATATATGTCTGGGATACACCCCACAGCACGGAGAACTACTTGAAGCACATCAATCACACCCTCGATGTCTACATTTTCTCGGACTGCGGTCGCCCGCTCTGCAATTCCCGAATGGATTGTATCGAAATGGCTGCTCGGGAATTCTATTTCATATTCGTGCTCGAAAGCTCCCCTTGTTTTGATCACCCCTTAGAACTTATATACGACTCGTTCGCATGGGACATAGTCCCGGTCTACTTTGGTCAGTCCAGCCTCGGGGACGTCGTTCCCCCCGGGTCCGTATACGACAcaacgcctgaaagaacatcattTCATATCGTCGACAAGCTGAACATCTTGCGCGACAACATAACAGAGTATTTGCCCTACTTGACATGGAAAGAAGTCTACTACCCCACGGAAGTGGAAAACCCGCTTTGCGCCCTCTGTGACGCTTTGTACCGAACCCCCGAAGCACACTCTTCCCATCACAAGGACGTTATGGAGTGGTGGGACCACCGCCAGAACTGCGGCTACGTCTATCCTAGCCCGGGCCACCCCATGATTGTAGTGGAGTACACCCAAGACGGTGCGTCTGTTGAGCCAGACGAGATCGCGGATATTCCGGGACGCATACGAAGAACTCCGCCTCCACCAAGGCCGCCTGTAACTACAAAATACTGCTGCGAGTATGAGGACAGCAGCCCCAAGAATGAAGAGAACAGCGCCGGGAACGCCGTCGAACACCCTCCTCACGAAATGCTCTGA
- the LOC144136608 gene encoding uncharacterized protein LOC144136608: MNVFVVLATLVACAYAGGYGGYGGYGGYGGGYGGHGLGGGLGFIGGGGYGGGYGGGYGHGHAVAVPVKTVSYVKKPVVSVGYVTRPVVSYVKQPVTTVSHTVQPVVTVSHAVVSAGGYGGGFGGGLGGYGGGFGGYGGGYGGGYGGGYGGGYGGYGGGYGGYGGGYGVALVGGKGGYHG; the protein is encoded by the coding sequence GTCGTCCTCGCAACACTCGTCGCCTGCGCCTACGCGGGCGGATATGGTGGCTATGGTGGATATGGTGGCTACGGTGGAGGCTACGGAGGCCATGGTCTCGGAGGAGGCCTCGGTTTCATTGGTGGAGGTGGCTATGGCGGAGGATACGGCGGCGGGTATGGCCACGGCCACGCCGTCGCTGTTCCGGTGAAGACCGTCTCGTACGTCAAAAAGCCCGTGGTTAGCGTCGGCTACGTGACCAGGCCTGTGGTGAGCTACGTGAAGCAGCCCGTCACCACCGTGTCGCACACCGTCCAGCCCGTGGTCACTGTCAGCCACGCGGTCGTCAGCGCCGGCGGATACGGCGGAGGCTTTGGAGGCGGTCTCGGGGGCTACGGCGGAGGATTCGGCGGCTACGGCGGCGGCTACGGCGGCGGCTACGGTGGTGGCTACGGCGGCGGTTACGGAGGCTACGGAGGCGGTTACGGCGGTTACGGAGGCGGTTACGGTGTGGCTCTTGTGGGCGGCAAGGGCGGCTACCACGGGTGA